The following proteins are encoded in a genomic region of Heliangelus exortis chromosome 7, bHelExo1.hap1, whole genome shotgun sequence:
- the HABP2 gene encoding hyaluronan-binding protein 2 isoform X4 encodes MEQDPILQQEASDDPDWFETYFGYSDTEKDPCSSSPCQNHGRCENRGSSFSCLCPEPYTGTTCEKVKDMCSEKRCHGGDCLVTTTPPYFQCSCDHPYKTPDCQRASSPCRPNPCKNGGTCKRHRVRLKFTCECPEPFRGRFCEIGPNDCYEQDSSMYRGRVNQAANGKTCLHWNSHKLLNFAINAFMEDADSYGIGEHNFCRNPDDDEKPWCYIRKNHKVEWDFCDVSPCSGTAEESPSPTDAPESNYVFNTCGQPEVQRISKRIYGGAKTTAGKHPWMASLQRKNSKRDKHFCGGVLIKSCWVLTAAHCLEEPAENLQVALGKQDLKKREHQEQIFDVEKIIVHHKYREKDGVPHNDIALLKLKPVDGQCAVETKYVKTACLPNFFFPIGTDCFISGWGITEKDEPSRRLLDASVKLISQKKCNAPRAYDNMLDEGMFCAGNPQRPTADSCQGDSGGPLTCVDNGSYYVYGLVSWGDGCGLKNKPGVYTHVTTFISWIKSKTQSESRSRH; translated from the exons ATGGAGCAGGACCCCATACTCCAGCAGGAGGCCTCAGATGACCCCGACTGGTTTGAGACATATTTTGGCTACAGTGATACAGAAAAAG ATCCttgctcctccagcccctgccagaaCCATGGCAGGTGTGAAAACAGAGGAAGCAGCTTCAGCTGTCTCTGCCCTGAGCCATACACCGGGACTACCTGTGAGAAAG TGAAGGACATGTGTTCAGAGAAAAGGTGCCACGGAGGAGACTGCCTGGTTACAACAACCCCACCTTATTTTCAGTGTAGCTGTGACCACCCCTACAAGACACCTGACTGCCAACGAG CATCTTCACCGTGCAGACCAAACCCCTGCAAAAATGGAGGAACCTGCAAACGGCACCGAGTCAGATTGAAATTCACCTGCGAGTGCCCTGAACCTTTCAGAGGGAGATTCTGTGAGATTG GACCAAATGATTGTTATGAACAGGACTCCTCTATGTACAGAGGCAGAGTGAACCAAGCAGCAAATGGCAAGACCTGCCTGCACTGGAATTCCCACAAGCTCTTGAACTTTGCTATTAATGCCTTCATGGAGGATGCTGACTCTTATGGAATTGGTGAACATAACTTCTGCAG GAATCCTGATGACGATGAAAAACCCTGGTGTTACATCAGAAAAAATCACAAAGTGGAATGGGACTTCTGTGATGTTTCACCCTGCTCAGGAACAG CTGAAGAGAGCCCATCGCCAACAGATGCACCTGAATCCAATTATGTATTCAACACATGTGGACAACCAGAAGTTCAAAGGATAAGCAAGAGAATCTATGGTGGAGCTAAGACTACTGCTGGCAAACATCCCTGGATGGCAtctctgcagaggaagaatTCCAAAAGGGACAAACACTTCTGTGGTGGAGTGTTAATTAAATCATGCTGGGTTCTTACTGCTGCACACTGCCTTGA agagcCAGCAGAAAATCTGCAAGTAGCACTTGGAAAGCAAGACCTAAAGAAGAGAGAGCATCAAGAGCAAATATTTGATGTGGAGAAGATTATTGTACATCACAAATACAGAGAGAAGGATGGTGTTCCTCACAATGATATTG CACTACTTAAGTTGAAGCCAGTTGATGGTCAATGTGCAGTGGAAACAAAGTATGTGAAAACAGCATGTCTGCCAAACTTCTTCTTTCCCATTGGGACTGACTGCTTCATTTCTGGATGGGGCATAACAGAGAAAG ATGAACCATCCAGGAGGCTGCTAGATGCCAGTGTCAAGctgatttcacagaagaaatgcaACGCACCCAGAGCATATGACAACATGCTGGATGAAGGAATGTTTTGTGCTGGAAATCCACAGAGACCCACAGCTGATTCTTGTCAG ggAGACTCTGGAGGCCCACTGACCTGTGTAGACAATGGTTCCTACTATGTATATGGCCTTGTGAGCTGGGGCGATGGGTGTGGGTTAAAAAACAAGCCAGGAGTTTATACCCATGTTACAACATTTATCAGTTGGATTAAATCCAAAACCCAGTCTGAATCAAGGTCACGTCATTAG
- the HABP2 gene encoding hyaluronan-binding protein 2 isoform X2 — protein sequence MVNSILTLRVLPLVVLLGNTRVCASYFFLDDLLKALPADEADDYEYYDDYEYTQMEQDPILQQEASDDPDWFETYFGYSDTEKDPCSSSPCQNHGRCENRGSSFSCLCPEPYTGTTCEKVKDMCSEKRCHGGDCLVTTTPPYFQCSCDHPYKTPDCQRASSPCRPNPCKNGGTCKRHRVRLKFTCECPEPFRGRFCEIGPNDCYEQDSSMYRGRVNQAANGKTCLHWNSHKLLNFAINAFMEDADSYGIGEHNFCRNPDDDEKPWCYIRKNHKVEWDFCDVSPCSGTAEESPSPTDAPESNYVFNTCGQPEVQRISKRIYGGAKTTAGKHPWMASLQRKNSKRDKHFCGGVLIKSCWVLTAAHCLEEPAENLQVALGKQDLKKREHQEQIFDVEKIIVHHKYREKDGVPHNDIALLKLKPVDGQCAVETKYVKTACLPNFFFPIGTDCFISGWGITEKDEPSRRLLDASVKLISQKKCNAPRAYDNMLDEGMFCAGNPQRPTADSCQGDSGGPLTCVDNGSYYVYGLVSWGDGCGLKNKPGVYTHVTTFISWIKSKTQSESRSRH from the exons GCTTCCTACTTCTTCCTGGATGACCTGCTGAAAG CACTCCCTGCAGACGAGGCTGATGACTACGAGTATTATGATGACTACGAGTACACACAGATGGAGCAGGACCCCATACTCCAGCAGGAGGCCTCAGATGACCCCGACTGGTTTGAGACATATTTTGGCTACAGTGATACAGAAAAAG ATCCttgctcctccagcccctgccagaaCCATGGCAGGTGTGAAAACAGAGGAAGCAGCTTCAGCTGTCTCTGCCCTGAGCCATACACCGGGACTACCTGTGAGAAAG TGAAGGACATGTGTTCAGAGAAAAGGTGCCACGGAGGAGACTGCCTGGTTACAACAACCCCACCTTATTTTCAGTGTAGCTGTGACCACCCCTACAAGACACCTGACTGCCAACGAG CATCTTCACCGTGCAGACCAAACCCCTGCAAAAATGGAGGAACCTGCAAACGGCACCGAGTCAGATTGAAATTCACCTGCGAGTGCCCTGAACCTTTCAGAGGGAGATTCTGTGAGATTG GACCAAATGATTGTTATGAACAGGACTCCTCTATGTACAGAGGCAGAGTGAACCAAGCAGCAAATGGCAAGACCTGCCTGCACTGGAATTCCCACAAGCTCTTGAACTTTGCTATTAATGCCTTCATGGAGGATGCTGACTCTTATGGAATTGGTGAACATAACTTCTGCAG GAATCCTGATGACGATGAAAAACCCTGGTGTTACATCAGAAAAAATCACAAAGTGGAATGGGACTTCTGTGATGTTTCACCCTGCTCAGGAACAG CTGAAGAGAGCCCATCGCCAACAGATGCACCTGAATCCAATTATGTATTCAACACATGTGGACAACCAGAAGTTCAAAGGATAAGCAAGAGAATCTATGGTGGAGCTAAGACTACTGCTGGCAAACATCCCTGGATGGCAtctctgcagaggaagaatTCCAAAAGGGACAAACACTTCTGTGGTGGAGTGTTAATTAAATCATGCTGGGTTCTTACTGCTGCACACTGCCTTGA agagcCAGCAGAAAATCTGCAAGTAGCACTTGGAAAGCAAGACCTAAAGAAGAGAGAGCATCAAGAGCAAATATTTGATGTGGAGAAGATTATTGTACATCACAAATACAGAGAGAAGGATGGTGTTCCTCACAATGATATTG CACTACTTAAGTTGAAGCCAGTTGATGGTCAATGTGCAGTGGAAACAAAGTATGTGAAAACAGCATGTCTGCCAAACTTCTTCTTTCCCATTGGGACTGACTGCTTCATTTCTGGATGGGGCATAACAGAGAAAG ATGAACCATCCAGGAGGCTGCTAGATGCCAGTGTCAAGctgatttcacagaagaaatgcaACGCACCCAGAGCATATGACAACATGCTGGATGAAGGAATGTTTTGTGCTGGAAATCCACAGAGACCCACAGCTGATTCTTGTCAG ggAGACTCTGGAGGCCCACTGACCTGTGTAGACAATGGTTCCTACTATGTATATGGCCTTGTGAGCTGGGGCGATGGGTGTGGGTTAAAAAACAAGCCAGGAGTTTATACCCATGTTACAACATTTATCAGTTGGATTAAATCCAAAACCCAGTCTGAATCAAGGTCACGTCATTAG
- the HABP2 gene encoding hyaluronan-binding protein 2 isoform X3, translated as MEQDPILQQEASDDPDWFETYFGYSDTEKADPCSSSPCQNHGRCENRGSSFSCLCPEPYTGTTCEKVKDMCSEKRCHGGDCLVTTTPPYFQCSCDHPYKTPDCQRASSPCRPNPCKNGGTCKRHRVRLKFTCECPEPFRGRFCEIGPNDCYEQDSSMYRGRVNQAANGKTCLHWNSHKLLNFAINAFMEDADSYGIGEHNFCRNPDDDEKPWCYIRKNHKVEWDFCDVSPCSGTAEESPSPTDAPESNYVFNTCGQPEVQRISKRIYGGAKTTAGKHPWMASLQRKNSKRDKHFCGGVLIKSCWVLTAAHCLEEPAENLQVALGKQDLKKREHQEQIFDVEKIIVHHKYREKDGVPHNDIALLKLKPVDGQCAVETKYVKTACLPNFFFPIGTDCFISGWGITEKDEPSRRLLDASVKLISQKKCNAPRAYDNMLDEGMFCAGNPQRPTADSCQGDSGGPLTCVDNGSYYVYGLVSWGDGCGLKNKPGVYTHVTTFISWIKSKTQSESRSRH; from the exons ATGGAGCAGGACCCCATACTCCAGCAGGAGGCCTCAGATGACCCCGACTGGTTTGAGACATATTTTGGCTACAGTGATACAGAAAAAG CAGATCCttgctcctccagcccctgccagaaCCATGGCAGGTGTGAAAACAGAGGAAGCAGCTTCAGCTGTCTCTGCCCTGAGCCATACACCGGGACTACCTGTGAGAAAG TGAAGGACATGTGTTCAGAGAAAAGGTGCCACGGAGGAGACTGCCTGGTTACAACAACCCCACCTTATTTTCAGTGTAGCTGTGACCACCCCTACAAGACACCTGACTGCCAACGAG CATCTTCACCGTGCAGACCAAACCCCTGCAAAAATGGAGGAACCTGCAAACGGCACCGAGTCAGATTGAAATTCACCTGCGAGTGCCCTGAACCTTTCAGAGGGAGATTCTGTGAGATTG GACCAAATGATTGTTATGAACAGGACTCCTCTATGTACAGAGGCAGAGTGAACCAAGCAGCAAATGGCAAGACCTGCCTGCACTGGAATTCCCACAAGCTCTTGAACTTTGCTATTAATGCCTTCATGGAGGATGCTGACTCTTATGGAATTGGTGAACATAACTTCTGCAG GAATCCTGATGACGATGAAAAACCCTGGTGTTACATCAGAAAAAATCACAAAGTGGAATGGGACTTCTGTGATGTTTCACCCTGCTCAGGAACAG CTGAAGAGAGCCCATCGCCAACAGATGCACCTGAATCCAATTATGTATTCAACACATGTGGACAACCAGAAGTTCAAAGGATAAGCAAGAGAATCTATGGTGGAGCTAAGACTACTGCTGGCAAACATCCCTGGATGGCAtctctgcagaggaagaatTCCAAAAGGGACAAACACTTCTGTGGTGGAGTGTTAATTAAATCATGCTGGGTTCTTACTGCTGCACACTGCCTTGA agagcCAGCAGAAAATCTGCAAGTAGCACTTGGAAAGCAAGACCTAAAGAAGAGAGAGCATCAAGAGCAAATATTTGATGTGGAGAAGATTATTGTACATCACAAATACAGAGAGAAGGATGGTGTTCCTCACAATGATATTG CACTACTTAAGTTGAAGCCAGTTGATGGTCAATGTGCAGTGGAAACAAAGTATGTGAAAACAGCATGTCTGCCAAACTTCTTCTTTCCCATTGGGACTGACTGCTTCATTTCTGGATGGGGCATAACAGAGAAAG ATGAACCATCCAGGAGGCTGCTAGATGCCAGTGTCAAGctgatttcacagaagaaatgcaACGCACCCAGAGCATATGACAACATGCTGGATGAAGGAATGTTTTGTGCTGGAAATCCACAGAGACCCACAGCTGATTCTTGTCAG ggAGACTCTGGAGGCCCACTGACCTGTGTAGACAATGGTTCCTACTATGTATATGGCCTTGTGAGCTGGGGCGATGGGTGTGGGTTAAAAAACAAGCCAGGAGTTTATACCCATGTTACAACATTTATCAGTTGGATTAAATCCAAAACCCAGTCTGAATCAAGGTCACGTCATTAG
- the HABP2 gene encoding hyaluronan-binding protein 2 isoform X1, translating to MVNSILTLRVLPLVVLLGNTRVCASYFFLDDLLKALPADEADDYEYYDDYEYTQMEQDPILQQEASDDPDWFETYFGYSDTEKADPCSSSPCQNHGRCENRGSSFSCLCPEPYTGTTCEKVKDMCSEKRCHGGDCLVTTTPPYFQCSCDHPYKTPDCQRASSPCRPNPCKNGGTCKRHRVRLKFTCECPEPFRGRFCEIGPNDCYEQDSSMYRGRVNQAANGKTCLHWNSHKLLNFAINAFMEDADSYGIGEHNFCRNPDDDEKPWCYIRKNHKVEWDFCDVSPCSGTAEESPSPTDAPESNYVFNTCGQPEVQRISKRIYGGAKTTAGKHPWMASLQRKNSKRDKHFCGGVLIKSCWVLTAAHCLEEPAENLQVALGKQDLKKREHQEQIFDVEKIIVHHKYREKDGVPHNDIALLKLKPVDGQCAVETKYVKTACLPNFFFPIGTDCFISGWGITEKDEPSRRLLDASVKLISQKKCNAPRAYDNMLDEGMFCAGNPQRPTADSCQGDSGGPLTCVDNGSYYVYGLVSWGDGCGLKNKPGVYTHVTTFISWIKSKTQSESRSRH from the exons GCTTCCTACTTCTTCCTGGATGACCTGCTGAAAG CACTCCCTGCAGACGAGGCTGATGACTACGAGTATTATGATGACTACGAGTACACACAGATGGAGCAGGACCCCATACTCCAGCAGGAGGCCTCAGATGACCCCGACTGGTTTGAGACATATTTTGGCTACAGTGATACAGAAAAAG CAGATCCttgctcctccagcccctgccagaaCCATGGCAGGTGTGAAAACAGAGGAAGCAGCTTCAGCTGTCTCTGCCCTGAGCCATACACCGGGACTACCTGTGAGAAAG TGAAGGACATGTGTTCAGAGAAAAGGTGCCACGGAGGAGACTGCCTGGTTACAACAACCCCACCTTATTTTCAGTGTAGCTGTGACCACCCCTACAAGACACCTGACTGCCAACGAG CATCTTCACCGTGCAGACCAAACCCCTGCAAAAATGGAGGAACCTGCAAACGGCACCGAGTCAGATTGAAATTCACCTGCGAGTGCCCTGAACCTTTCAGAGGGAGATTCTGTGAGATTG GACCAAATGATTGTTATGAACAGGACTCCTCTATGTACAGAGGCAGAGTGAACCAAGCAGCAAATGGCAAGACCTGCCTGCACTGGAATTCCCACAAGCTCTTGAACTTTGCTATTAATGCCTTCATGGAGGATGCTGACTCTTATGGAATTGGTGAACATAACTTCTGCAG GAATCCTGATGACGATGAAAAACCCTGGTGTTACATCAGAAAAAATCACAAAGTGGAATGGGACTTCTGTGATGTTTCACCCTGCTCAGGAACAG CTGAAGAGAGCCCATCGCCAACAGATGCACCTGAATCCAATTATGTATTCAACACATGTGGACAACCAGAAGTTCAAAGGATAAGCAAGAGAATCTATGGTGGAGCTAAGACTACTGCTGGCAAACATCCCTGGATGGCAtctctgcagaggaagaatTCCAAAAGGGACAAACACTTCTGTGGTGGAGTGTTAATTAAATCATGCTGGGTTCTTACTGCTGCACACTGCCTTGA agagcCAGCAGAAAATCTGCAAGTAGCACTTGGAAAGCAAGACCTAAAGAAGAGAGAGCATCAAGAGCAAATATTTGATGTGGAGAAGATTATTGTACATCACAAATACAGAGAGAAGGATGGTGTTCCTCACAATGATATTG CACTACTTAAGTTGAAGCCAGTTGATGGTCAATGTGCAGTGGAAACAAAGTATGTGAAAACAGCATGTCTGCCAAACTTCTTCTTTCCCATTGGGACTGACTGCTTCATTTCTGGATGGGGCATAACAGAGAAAG ATGAACCATCCAGGAGGCTGCTAGATGCCAGTGTCAAGctgatttcacagaagaaatgcaACGCACCCAGAGCATATGACAACATGCTGGATGAAGGAATGTTTTGTGCTGGAAATCCACAGAGACCCACAGCTGATTCTTGTCAG ggAGACTCTGGAGGCCCACTGACCTGTGTAGACAATGGTTCCTACTATGTATATGGCCTTGTGAGCTGGGGCGATGGGTGTGGGTTAAAAAACAAGCCAGGAGTTTATACCCATGTTACAACATTTATCAGTTGGATTAAATCCAAAACCCAGTCTGAATCAAGGTCACGTCATTAG